Proteins encoded in a region of the Bombyx mori chromosome 23, ASM3026992v2 genome:
- the LOC134201165 gene encoding uncharacterized protein LOC134201165 → MASGETKLKYLGLMLDSKWRFDHHFKALVPRLMGAAGALTRLLPNVGGCSAGTRRLYLGVVRSMALYGAPVWSPALSARNAALLHRAQRALAVRVIRGYRTISQDVACALAGSLPWDLEAEILVAVYRRKAQALSRGRSPGPSAVGRWKRAARHVAYAKWRERLLKELGQTSATRRRTLEALVPVLEAWKRYRILENFSVWNPNQW, encoded by the exons ATGGCTTCCGGAGAG ACGAAGCTCAAGTATTTGGGCCTCATGCTGGACAGCAAATGgagattcgaccaccattttaaaGCGCTGGTTCCGAGGCTCATGGGGGCGGCAGGTGCGCTGACCCGTCTTCTTCCCAACGTCGGAGGATGCAGCGCCGGTACTCGGCGACTGTACCTTGGGGTGGTGCGcagtatggccctgtacggtgctcccgtgtggtcgcccgcactctcCGCGAGAAACGCGGCTCTGCTGCAtagagctcagcgggcgcttgcggtgagggtcatcagggggtaccgcacCATCTCTCAAGATGTGGCCTGCGCTCTCGCCGGATCCCTACCCTGGGACCTCGAGGCCGAAATCTTGGTTGCGGTATATCGGCGTAAGGCGCAGGCCTTGAGTCGGGGGCGGTcgcccggcccgtcggctgtcggtcggtggaagcgtgctgcgcgtcatgtaGCATACGCTAAGTGGAGAGAGCGATTGCTGAAAGAACTTGGCCAAACTTCGGCCACCCGCCGgcgcaccctcgaggccctggtgcccgtgctggaggcatg